GGGAAAGGCCTCCGGGCGCGCGAGAACTGTTTTGAATGCCGTGTGGTACTTGGGATCAATGTGTTTTAGTACGTTGCTCCAGTCAGCAATGAACTCGGCGCGGGTCATTGGAAAAAAGCGCTCGATCGACGTGTCGACATTTTCGACTTGAATCCGACCATGCTCAGTCACAGTGAATTCAACAACAAATCCATTCAGGCAACTTTCTACACTGAGCAAGCGGCGCTTTTCTTCCTCAAAGCCATTGGACAACAGTGTTTTCTGTTGATTAAGTCGATGAAAAGCATTGGCCAGAGTTTCAAAAAAATTGGAATTGGCAAGGTAATGTTCTTGCAGATCAGCCTCACCAAGTTGATGCAAACGCTCTCGAAGCCTGAATTCAATCCAGGCTTTGGTCAAGGCACTGCCCAAAAAAGCGGCAAGCCCCGCCGTGAGAACAACCAGCAACAATTGACCGAACAAAGCCAACTCGCCCAATTGGGTCCAAAACACCATGGAGCCCGCGACACCAAATCCGAGCAAAAGACACAGCAATGGCCGAGCCTGCCACGTCTCCTTGAACAGATTGGACACCAATAGAAACACGGACGGTGTTTTGGATGAATTGGCTTTCAATGGTTTGGCTCAGACCGAAAGGTTTTTTGACAAAAACTCAAGCGTGCGACCACGTGCCAAAGCAGCGGCCTTTTGCTGGTACATGGGGCGCCCCCAACAATTGAAACCATGATCAACACCCGGGTAGGTGTGAATGTGCACATCAGAATTGGATGCAAATGCAGCCTTGATTTGAGCAACCGCCTCCATCGGGATGAAACCATCCTTTTCAGCGAAATGCATCAGCATTGGAGTTTTGGCCTGTGGAGCACGATCAAGCGCTGTGTGAATACCCCCACCGTAATAGCAAACACTGGCATCCACTGCACCAGGCGTAGTACACGTGAGGTAAGACAACATGCCACCCATGCAATAGCCCAGACTGGCCACTTTGCCTTGGACCTCCGGACGATTTTTCAACACCTGAGCCGCAGTGCAGATGTCTTCCACTGCTTTGGGAAAATCCATGCTCTGCATCAGGGCGAAACCCTTCTGGAACCCGGCTTCATCGTAACCAATGTCAACCCCCGGCTCCTGTCTCCAGAAGACGTCAGGCGCGAGCACTACAAAACCGTCGCTGGCGTATTGGTCGGCTACATCACGAATGTGTTGGTTCACACCAAAAATTTCCTGAATCAGAACGATTCCAGGACCGGTGCCCGTAGGCGGCAAAGACAAATAAGCATCAAACTGGCCACCATCTTTGGAATTGATCGAGATTCGTTGGGACTGCATAAAGCGCTTCTCCGTTTGGTAATACAAGTGGATTCTGGATTGTAACAGGCTGATTTTGTTCAACAGATGATTTGCTGACAACAAAAAACCACACGCTCACAAAATACTGTACAGAGTTACAGTGTTTATTGTACAGTTGTTTTCAGGGCGACATAAAAACAGCTAGAGGAGTAATCAAGATGAGTATCAAACGATTCACAATGTTTTTCGTACTTTGGGTGTTGGGCTGTGCGTTTGTTTTGGAACCGGCTTTCATTGCCCCCCTGTTTGAAACAGGCGCAATGATTGATGTGGCGTTCAGTGAAAGCCTTGCCCAGGTTGGCGGGTTGGGTTTGACGGAATATGACACTGCTGCGGTAGAATCAATGGACCATTTCAGGGTACTCTGTCTGCTGTATTTCGGTCTGCCCGCTATAGTGTATCTGGCGACGCAGTGGAAGGAACTTTGATTTTGGTCGTCTTTGAACATGAAGCGTGTAGTACCCAATTTAGCCATAGTTTTGACAGCAGTGGCAGCCGGTATGTTGATACAGGGTTGTGCCGCATCTAACCCGGATTACGATTCAAGTAAGCCTCACCACAGGCCTGATGGCTTCGTCAACTCAGACGGCACTACTGTTTCAAAACCCCTTTCTGACCTTTTGCGATGGTACAAGGAACGCTACGGCAAGGAACTACCTCCCCCGCCTGGCGAGTTTGTGGCCAGCTACGATGACTTTCCGCAAAAATCCTTTGACCAAAGTCAGTTAGACGCCTATTCGGACAAAACAGCCACATGGCTGGGACATGCCACGGTCATGGTGCGTGCGAATGGCTTCACCTTGCTCACAGACCCTCATTTTTCAGTGCGGGCTTTTCCGGTTCAATGGATGGGCCCTTCCCGAAAAGTGCGCTCACCAGCGCGCGTGGAAAACCTGCCCAAAATTGACGCTGTGGTGATCAGCCACAGCCACTACGACCACCTTGATTACAACACGGTGGTCAAGCTGGCGGCCCAGCAACCTGACACGGTTTTTCTGGTGCCACTGGGACTGGAAAAACTGCTGAAAAGTTGGGGAATCAAAAACGTCAAGGAACTGGATTGGTGGGACACCTACTCGATTGGAAACAACCAGATCACCTTCG
The nucleotide sequence above comes from Limnobacter thiooxidans. Encoded proteins:
- a CDS encoding MBL fold metallo-hydrolase, with product MKRVVPNLAIVLTAVAAGMLIQGCAASNPDYDSSKPHHRPDGFVNSDGTTVSKPLSDLLRWYKERYGKELPPPPGEFVASYDDFPQKSFDQSQLDAYSDKTATWLGHATVMVRANGFTLLTDPHFSVRAFPVQWMGPSRKVRSPARVENLPKIDAVVISHSHYDHLDYNTVVKLAAQQPDTVFLVPLGLEKLLKSWGIKNVKELDWWDTYSIGNNQITFVPAYHWSARTLTDRNKSLWGGWTLKNPALNFYFSGDTGYSKDFEEIGKRLGPFDFSAIAVGAYEPRWFMKAQHINPDEAVKIHKEVGSKQSMGIHWGTFELTDEPLDQPIGDVKKALTLQGVAESDFRLLGHGDTIDLK
- a CDS encoding dienelactone hydrolase family protein; the protein is MQSQRISINSKDGGQFDAYLSLPPTGTGPGIVLIQEIFGVNQHIRDVADQYASDGFVVLAPDVFWRQEPGVDIGYDEAGFQKGFALMQSMDFPKAVEDICTAAQVLKNRPEVQGKVASLGYCMGGMLSYLTCTTPGAVDASVCYYGGGIHTALDRAPQAKTPMLMHFAEKDGFIPMEAVAQIKAAFASNSDVHIHTYPGVDHGFNCWGRPMYQQKAAALARGRTLEFLSKNLSV